The stretch of DNA CAGAGTTTGGCTTTTGGGCCGGGGCGGCGCTACCCATCGGGTTATCCCTCTGCCTCTTTTTGACCGGACTGATTTTGGCTAAGCCCATGAACCGTATGGGGCTGATTACCATCCCCGACTTCTATCGGGTCAAATATGGCCGCACCGTAGAACTGGTGGCCGCCTGCATTATGTGCGTCAGCTTCTCATTTCTGCTGGCGGGCAACCTGGTGGCTGGGGGCTACATGTTTCAAGACTTTCTTGGCACTAGCTATACCGGCGGCATTACTCTGCTAGCGCTGCTGGTGCTGGTCTACACGGTGTCAGGCGGGCTGTTTGCGGTCGCCTACACCGACTTCATTCAGGTGATGATTGCCCTGGTGGGGGCCTGGGCTCTGTTGGCTTACGTAGTAGCCAACTTTGGCATCAGCATTGACTCCGGCATGGGGCCAGCCGCGCTGGATCAGCTGACTGCCGTGAGTTCTGGGGCGGCGATTAACTGGGCTAGCATCATTGCCCTGGGCTTTGGCAATATGGTGGCGATCGACTTTATGGCCCGCATCTTTGCTGCCGAAAGCCCAGAAACGGCCCAGCGGGCCTGCTTGATTGCCTCGGCTGGCACGCTGATTATTGGTATTCCCTTTTCAATTATTGCGTTAGGGGCGGGGGGGATTCTCAGCCAGGCGGGCATTGTGCCCGATGGACCGGTGCTGTTTGCCCTGCTGAGGGAAGTCGTGCCACCCCTGCTGGGGCTGCTGGTGTTGGCAGCAATTTTGTCGGCCTCCCTATCTACCGCCGACGGCGCGATCTTAGGCACCTCGTCGGTGCTGGCCCACAATGTGATGGGCATTCGCCATGCCACGGCCCACGGGGCCGGGGGCGACAGGCTGCTGCTGATCACCCGCCTCATGGCCGTAGTTATTACGGTGGTGGGGGTGGTGCTGGGCCTGCGGGTACCCCAAACCGGGGTGCTGCTGCTGCTGGCCTTTGATATGAGCTTTGCCGGGCTGGTGGTGCCGCTGATTGGCGGTCTGTTTTGGGCCAAGGCGACCCGGCAGGGGGCGCTGGCCTGTATTGCGGTGGGGTCGCTGTCGCGCCTGCTGATGTTTACCCTCATGCCAACCATGTTTGGGGTTGATAACACGCTGCTGTACTTTCCCAACCGCCTGTTCACCGCTGATTTTGACGGCTTCCCTACGTTGATTAGCCCGCTGCTGGGTCTAGTGGCCTTTGTGGCCGTGTCGAGGCTGACCTACAAACCGCTCAGAGCTGAACACCAGCGGGCTGAGGTGCTGGAGGAGGTGCGATCGCTCTAAAGCTGTCGTCGGCCTACTTTGAAACCACCTCAGACTCCAGGTCGGGGTGCAGCACCACGGTGGGGGTCACCTCTGGCACGGCCTCTTGGACTCGCAGGGTCAGGGGCACCGCAATCAAGAAACAGCCCCCGCCCAGCACCACCGCCAGCAGACGGTTGTTGTCGAGCAAATGGGCCATAATCCACCCCAACCCTAGCGAGATCACGATCTCGGGCAGCACAATAAACATGTTGAAAATGCCCATGTAGATGCCGCCTTTGCGGGCAGGCAACGCCCCCGCCAGCATGGCGTAGGGCAACGACAAAAGGCTGGACCAGGCCACCCCCAAGCCCAGCATGGGCAGCAGCGCCCAGCGGGGCGACGGCACAAACCAGAGGGAAATTAACCCCACCCCGCCACAGGTGAGACAGAGCGCGTGGGCGATCGGGCGACTCGTCATCCTCGCCAGCCGGGGCAGCAAAAACGACATGCCAAAACAGACGGCATTGTAGGCGGCAATGCAGATCCCCGCCCACTCAATCCCCTGACTGTAAAGAGCCGAAGCCTCATCAGTTGCGCCAAACAGGTTGTGGGCCACCGCCGTGGGAAAGTACAGAAATACGCAGTACATACCCAGCCAGCTAAAGGCCTGTACCCAGGCCAACTGCCGCATGGTGGCTGGCATGTGTCGCACGGCGGTGAAAATTTCTCGGCCGGTGGCACCGATGCCCAGTCGCCGTTCCTGCTGCGCTCGAAACGCCTCCATATCGACCGGTGGCCGTTCTGCGGTGGTAATCACGGTCCACAGAACGGTGCCCAGAAAGAATACAGCGCCGGTGTAGAAGGAAATTTTGACGGCTAATGGGACGTCGTTGGCGGTACTGGCCTGCAGGTGAAAGACATTCGACAACAACCACGGCAGGGCGGCGGCCAGCACGGCCCCAAGGCCAATAAATAGACTCTGCATGGCAAAGCCT from Leptolyngbya sp. KIOST-1 encodes:
- a CDS encoding sodium:solute symporter family protein gives rise to the protein MEHSAFSYGIIAFLLGTLGIGVWASRQIKGDSVNFLVAGRGLALPLAAATLMAQSVDSNATLGNTDLASEFGFWAGAALPIGLSLCLFLTGLILAKPMNRMGLITIPDFYRVKYGRTVELVAACIMCVSFSFLLAGNLVAGGYMFQDFLGTSYTGGITLLALLVLVYTVSGGLFAVAYTDFIQVMIALVGAWALLAYVVANFGISIDSGMGPAALDQLTAVSSGAAINWASIIALGFGNMVAIDFMARIFAAESPETAQRACLIASAGTLIIGIPFSIIALGAGGILSQAGIVPDGPVLFALLREVVPPLLGLLVLAAILSASLSTADGAILGTSSVLAHNVMGIRHATAHGAGGDRLLLITRLMAVVITVVGVVLGLRVPQTGVLLLLAFDMSFAGLVVPLIGGLFWAKATRQGALACIAVGSLSRLLMFTLMPTMFGVDNTLLYFPNRLFTADFDGFPTLISPLLGLVAFVAVSRLTYKPLRAEHQRAEVLEEVRSL
- a CDS encoding MFS transporter; protein product: MTSPQTKPELSFWQLWNMSIGFFGIQFGWGLQMANTSAIFEHLGADADQIPILWLAAPLTGLIVQPIIGNLSDNTWSLLGRRRPYFLIGAIFGSLALLWMPNAGNLWMAVGLLWILDTAANISMEPFRAFVSDLLPPRQRTKGFAMQSLFIGLGAVLAAALPWLLSNVFHLQASTANDVPLAVKISFYTGAVFFLGTVLWTVITTAERPPVDMEAFRAQQERRLGIGATGREIFTAVRHMPATMRQLAWVQAFSWLGMYCVFLYFPTAVAHNLFGATDEASALYSQGIEWAGICIAAYNAVCFGMSFLLPRLARMTSRPIAHALCLTCGGVGLISLWFVPSPRWALLPMLGLGVAWSSLLSLPYAMLAGALPARKGGIYMGIFNMFIVLPEIVISLGLGWIMAHLLDNNRLLAVVLGGGCFLIAVPLTLRVQEAVPEVTPTVVLHPDLESEVVSK